The segment GGGAAGAAGAGAAGTTCTTCCTATGCATTCATCATTTATATCTATCTTGAATCCAACTACCTCAAAAATTATTACAAGTGAAAATGAAGAAAAAAGATTTTTTTCATCTTCTGGAATACTAAAAGTTAATAATGAAGAGGTAATAATGCTTTGTGATGCAGCAGAATGGCCAGAAGATATAGATAAAAAAAGAGCTGAAGAATCTAAAAAAAGAGCTGAAAAAAGATTAAGTCAAAACGATGGGATAGATACAAAGAGAGCTGAGCTATCTTTAAAAAGGGCTATTAGAAGAATTGAAACAATATAAAATATTATTATAAAAATAACACGAATAACAATTTGTTGTTCGTGTTATTTTATTTTAGCACATTTTTATATGTAAAATTATATATTAATAATATATTTGGAGTATATATTTCTAACTGTATGTCCATAATTTAAAAAGAAAATAGGGAGGGATATATATGAAAAATATAAAAAAGGGTGTAGTGTTTTTTATCACTGTGGTTTCTATATTTTTAAATTATAAAATATCATATGCATATAAAAATATAGATTACTTTGAGAAATTTATAAATACGACAGGAAGTAAAGTGATAGAATACGGAGTTAATACTAAGTTTGAAACTTCAATAAATGGACAAGAATTAGTTAGTTATTTTAAAGATAAGATTCCGATTATAGGATATATAAAATTAAGTACTTATGAAAATAAAGGAAATTACCATATGGAAATTAAAAATCCTAATGTAAAAGGTTATATACTAATACAAAATGTAAAAGAAAAATCCTATATCAGCATAAATATAATAAAAACAGATAATACGAATAAATTAAGTCAATTACAGAGTCAAGTTAAAGAGTTAAAAGAAGGTTTATCTAAAGATGAAGGTATATATTATCAATATTTAAAAGCTAAGTTACCTGGTAATGATTTAGTAAAATTAAATAATAATTTGATATATTTATTAAAAAATACAGGTGCTATAAATATTGATTCAGTAGAAATTAATGATGGATTTAGTACTTGTGCATATACGACTCAGTATAAACCAAAGAGTAATAATGGTAAATTAATGGATTTTAATTATGCATTAAGTAATTACTCCTCGGGAGCATATATAACTATAGCAACTCCTGAAATAATTACAACTTACTAGCCAAGCAACAATGAAATGGAGAGGATATCAATGGAAAAGATATTAATAAAAGGTGGTAAAAAGCTCAAAGGTGAAGTGAGTATAAGTTCAGCAAAAAACGCTATTCTTCCTATAATAGCAGCTAGTATATTATGTGGAGATAAATGTGTAATAAAAAATGCACCTATGCTAAAAGATGTTTTTGTTATTAGTGATGTATTAAGGGATATAAATGCTGGTATACAAATAAATTCGGAAGAGAACATAATTAAAATAGATACTTCAAGATTAATAGATAAAGAACCAGATAGTGAACTTGTAAGAAAGATGAGGGCATCATTTCTTATAATGGGACCTATGATTGCAAGGTTTGGCAAATTCAGATTATCTCTTCCAGGTGGATGCAATATAGGGACGAGACCTATAGACCTTCATTTAAAGGGATTTGCAGCTTTAGGTGCAACAGTGAATTTTGGACATGGATATGTAGAAGCTTATGCAGACAAATTAATTGGAAACAAAATATATTTAGATTTTCCATCGGTAGGTGCTACAGAAAATATAATGATGGCCTCAGTACTTGCGAAGGGGGAAACTATAATAGGAAATCCAGCAGGAGAACCCGAAATACAAGATTTAGCTAAATTTTTAAACTCTATGGGTGCTAAAATTGTTGGAGCTGGAACAGACATGATAAGAATACATGGAGTTAAGGAACTCAAAGGAAGTATATATACTCCAATACCAGACAGAATAGAAGCAGGTACATTTATGGCTGCTGCGGCTATTACAAGAAGTAATATAAAAATAAATCAGATAAATACAAAACATTTAGATCCTATAATTTCAAAGTTAAATGAGATCGGGATAATTATAGAAAAACATGAAGATAGTATATATGTAAATGGTGATAGAAATTTAAAATCGGTAGATATAAAAACAATGCCGTATCCAGGATTCCCGACAGATATGCAAGCTCAGATGATGAGCTTATTGTGCACTATAAATGGTACAAGTGTTATAACTGAAACTATTTTTGAAAATAGATTTATGCATGTAGGAGAACTTAAAAGAATGGGTGGAAACATAAAAATAGATGGAAGATGTGCAGTTATAGAGGGGGTGAAGAAGCTTACAGGATGTGAGGTTCGAGCTACTGATTTAAGAGCTGGTGCAGCTATGATACTTGGAGGACTTGCTGCGGAAGGCTATACCAAAATAAGAGATATATATCATATAGATAGAGGATATGTTGATATAGAACAAAAATTTTTAAATCTAGGAGCAGATATAAAAAGAATAGATGAATAGATGTATATATATGTTCTAAGCATAATGAAAAAAGTCAAATATAAAAAATCCTAAGGTTATAAAATAATAATCTTAGGATTTTTATTTTATAATTTACAAAATAGGTTTAGTTTTATGAAAAAAGTAATATTTTATTAAGAGAATTAATAAAAATATATTAATCTTTCTAAAATATATAAAAGGAGAAACTGAATGAAAAAATTTATAATAAGTATAGTATTGATTATAGCATTTATTACAAGTCTTTCGATTATAACCATAGGTGACAGAGATAAAAGTAATAGTTTTAATTTAAAAAAAGAGTCTATATGTAATCATGAAAATGAGATAAAAGATCAATATGATAAAGAAGATTTAGCAATGGATGTATACATAACTAAGAAAAAATCAATATATAAAATAGAGCTTGAAGACTATGTTAAGGGAGTGGTTTCAGCTGAGATGCCTGTGGAGTTTCCACTAGAAGCTTTAAAGTCTCAAGCTGTAGCTGCAAGAACATATGCCCTTGCACATAAAGAAATTTTTGGAGCTGGAAAATCACCTAGAGCACATGGAGGCAATGTGAATGATACTACAGATTTTCAAGTATATATGAATAAAGACGAGAGAATGAGGTTATGGCCTAAAAGTAAAAGAAAAAAGTTTTGGGATAAGATTACACAAGCTGTAGATGAAACTGAGGGGGAAGTTCTTTCATACGATGGAGAACTAGTTATGAGTCCGTATTATTTTTCTACAAGTGGAGGAAAAACAGAAGATGCTATAAATGTATTTAATAAAGAAATTCCTTATTTAAAAAGTGTGAAAAGTCCTGGAGAAGAGGGAGCATCTAAATATATTTCAAAGATAAAAGTTTCTTATGATCAACTTGCTTATATATTAAATCAATGGAATTCACAGTGTAATATAAAATCAAAATCAATAAAAAAACAGATTCGTATACTTGAAAGAAGTAAAGCTGGTACTGTATTAAAAATGAAGGTTGGAGATAAATGCATAAACGGAATTAAGTTCAGAACTATATTAAAGCTAAATTCAGCTAATTTTGATATGGATTTTTATAAAAAACAAGTGGAGATTACGTGTAGAGGATATGGACATGGTGTTGGAATGAGTCAGTGGGGTAGTAAATCCATGGCAGAAGATGGGTGTGATTATAAAAAAATATTAAAACACTATTATAATGGAACAGATATTATAAAACTTAAAACTCGTGAATAGATTTTGAAATAATTAATATTAAAAAACGTCTTTAATAGGCGTTTTTCTTTTTATTATGAAAATCGAAAAATGTCTAATTATAAGGAAAAATTTTTCATAAATACATGTATTTTTTATTGGTCAACGGACAAACTACAAAAAGGAGGTGTTTTTATGGAAAACAAGGATAATAAAAAAAGTTTTACTAAATTTTTAAAGAAACAAGGCTTTTATATAGCTTTATTTGTTTGCTTAAGTGTTATAGCTGTAGTAGCAGCAATAACAACAAGCAATACTAAGAATGCCAAAAAGGTTGCAATGAATGAAGCTGTAACAAGTAAAGAGGCTAGAGAAAATCAAAAGATTAATACTAAAAAAACAGAAGAAGGTTCTTTATCACAAAGAAATAAAAAAATAAACAATGCGGTTGAGGTAAAAAATAACTCAAAGAAAAAGAAAAATATTAATAAAAGTGAAGTATCAGTTTCAAAGGTTTCGGACGCTAAATTTATAAGACCTGTTGAAGGAAAAGTTGTTATGAAGTATTCAGAAACACCAATATGGTGGGAAATTTCAAAGTCATATAGACCAAACTTTGGAATAAATATTAAATCTAAGGTAGGTACAAATGTAAATGCTGTTGCAAATGGAGAGGTTAAAAAAATAGATGATAAGGGTTCATTTGGAATAACAGTATTCATTTATCATCCTGAAAGTGGAAAAACAAGTGTTTATGGAAATTTAGACAAAAAGTTAAAAGTTAAAAAGGGAGATAAAGTAACTCAAGGTCAACAAATAGGAGCTATAGGAAAAAGTTCTTTAAGAGGAATGTCACAAGAAGTTGGAAATGATTTCTTGCATTTTGAAATCCTTAAAAAATCAGGTGGAGATCCTCAATTTTCAAGTGAAAATCCAGAAAAATATATAAAATATTAGCCTACCATTAAAAGCCATTTTCCGAGATGATTCGGAGAATGGCTAAATAATAAGTAGACATAGTAATTTAAAGAGAAATAAATGCATATTTATAAATATATAAGGTTAAGGAGGTAGCAATTACTTTGAAAGATTACATTGAAGAAAGAGTACTCGAGGTTGCAAAGTATATAATAGAATCTAAAGCTACAATCAGAAAAACTGCTAAAGTTTTTGGCGTCAGTAAAAGCACGATACACAAGGATATGACTGAAAGGTTACCGAAAATAAATCCTCAAGTAGCTAAAGAAGCTAAAGATGTATTAGACTTAAATAAATCAGAAAGACATATTAGAGGTGGAAAAGCTACTAGAATGAAATATAAAACATTAGAAGGTTAAAAAAACTCCTGTTTTTGTATTAAATACAAGGAATTTTATGTAATACTATGGAATAAATGCACTTAAACGTATATAATAAGTATAGACAAGGTTATAGAGTAGAATATACCAAAGAGCAGGAGTGAAATTGGAATGTTTTTCAGAATGAGTACAGATATGGGAATAGATTTAGGGACAGCTACAGTTCTAGTATACATTAAAGGAAAAGGAATAGTATTAAAAGAACCATCAGTTGTTGCCATTGATAGAAACCTTAATAAAGTTTTAGCTGTAGGAGAAGAAGCTAGACAAATGATAGGTAGAACACCAGGAAACATAGTGGCCATTCGTCCTTTGAAGGATGGGGTTATATCTGATTATGATATAACTGAAAAAATGTTAAAACATTTTATTAGAAAATCATGTGGAAAGAAAAAAGTGGGAGCTCCGAGAGTTGTAATTTGTGTTCCATGTGAAGCCACTGAAGTAGAAAAAAGAGCTGTTAAAGATGCAGCAATTAATGCTGGGGCAAAAAAAGTATTTTTAATAGAAGAGCCATTAGCAGCTGCCATTGGATCAGGACTGGACATAACTAAAGCAAGTGGTAACATGGTTATTGATATCGGTGGTGGAACTACAGATATAGCAGTAATATCTTTAGGCGGTATGGTAGTTAGAAACTCAATAAAAATCGCAGGAGATAATTTTGATGAGGCTATAATAAAATACATAAGAAAAGAACATAAGTTAATGATTGGAGAAAGAACGGCAGAAGAATTGAAAATAAACATAGGAACTGCTTTTGTTAGAGAAGACAATGCATCTATGGAAATAAAGGGAAGAGATTTAATAACGGGACTTCCTAAAAACTTAACTATAACTTCAGAAGAAATGAGAGAGGCACTAAGTGAGTCAGTTAATGCAATTGCAGAATGTACTCATTCTGTACTTGAAAAAACTCCACCAGAACTTGCAGCAGATATTGCTGATAAGGGAATTGTTATGACTGGAGGAGGAGCATTATTACATGGATTAGATAAACTAATAGAACAAGTAACTAAAGTTCCTGTATATGTAGCTAAAGAATCTGTTTCATCAGTAGCACTAGGTACTGGAGATGTGTTAAAATTTTTAGATAAAATTGATGCATCTTATAAGGGAAGAGATATAAATTTAATAGATTAGTCTATACTTAATATAAAACGCTCTATAATAATTATAGAGCGTTTTATATTAAGTTGAGGAATTGTTTTTATTTTCAACTTTATACAGATAATATGAATGAATTAGTGAATGCACAATAACTTTTGACATATTAACAATTAAATCGAGACGTATATTTCTATTTGTAAATAGTTCATTTTTATCGCTAGAATCTACAATGCCTATTATAGAAGTCTCACCTACTTGAGGAAGTGATTTTCCAACTCCTTTACCAGGATGTATAGGAGAATTTCTAGATTGAATTTCCCCTATGTTTTTTTCATCACCTAAACATGCATCTATACCTATTATATTAGACTTAGGATGCAGTTTTTTAATTTCTTTTAGTTTTTTATCTATATTCAAAGCATGGATTGGATTGGATATAGTTCCATATACTTTTAAGGGAAAGTTTTTGAAATCTAATAGTGTTCCAACTAGAGGACCTAAGCAATCACCTATACATCTATCCGTACCAATACATACAATAATTGTATCTTCATTAATGTAATCTTTTAGAAAATATGCTATGTCGTAGTAAGATAAATTATCATCATAGTGAACCCTAACTTTATTCAAAAGCCACACCTCCTTGATAATTTATATGACAATTTTGCATATAATATGAAAAAATAAAAGGTTGAATTTATAATTCAACCTCAATGTTATTTATTTTTTTTATGCCATATATTTAATTGTTCTATATTAGAAAGTGAATTAAGTAAGTTATTTTTTAATCCAGGAATATCATTTTCAAGAGAGTAAGTAAGATTTTTCATATATTCTCTTTTAGTAAATCCATTAGCAGGACAAGGATTTTCTACTATTGGAATATTAGAATTTTTTATAAAAGCTTTTATATTTTGTTCATCGATATAAACCATAGGTCTTATAATATGGAGGTTTGCTCGACTTAGATAAGTATCTGGTAAGAAAGTATTTATGCGTCCCTCATAGAACATAGACATCAATAATGTTTCTATAGCATCATTTTTATGATGTCCTAGGGCTATTTTATTACATCCTAATTTTTTAGCATGGTCATTCAAAGAGCCTCTTCTTAAGTTTGCACATAGAGAACAAGGATTAGATTCTTTTCTTATATCAAATACTATTTCTTTTATTCGTGTTTTAAATAAATAATAAGGAACATTTAGTTCTTTACATATACGAATCATTTCACTAAAATCTGCACCTGTACCTGGGTCTAAAGTTATAGCGATTAGTTCAAATGGTTCAGGAGAGAATCTTTTGTATGCATTAAGTAAGTATAATAAAGTTATGCTATCTTTTCCGCCAGATAATCCTACGGCTATTTTATCTCCAGCTTGAATTAGATCAAAATCAACTACAGCTCTACGTAGTCTGCTTAATAATTTTTGCATATATGCCCTCCAGTTAAATCAATTTATTTATGAGTTTTATTATAATATAGTAAACTCTACAAATAAAGAGGTTAAAAATACAAAAAAATAAAAATATGTGTATTAGTAAAATGAAGAAAAATAGCGAAAAATACGATAATATTAATTTAATCTTGATAAACAACCAATAATAGTGGTTGAAATAAAATAGATATCAATGTATACTAATATTCGTTGACACGGGAAAGTGTCACAGAGAAAAAACAAATATAATAAGCTGGCATGGCTCAACTGGTAGAGCAACTGACTTGTAATCAGTAGGTTCCGGGTTCAAGTCCTGGTGCCAGCACCAATTAGGAGGAATTCCCGAGTGGCCAAAGGGGGCAGACTGTAAATCTGTTGCGTTTCGCTTCGATGGTTCGAATCCATCTTCCTCCACCATTATAAATGGGCGCATAGCTCAGCTGGGAGAGCATCTGCCTTACAAGCAGGGGGTCACAGGTTCGAGCCCTGTTGTGCCCACCATTTATAAAATATAATTGGTTATGTATTTAAAATTAAATTATGGAGGAATTCCCGAGTGGCCAAAGGGGGCAGACTGTAAATCTGTTGCGTTTCGCTTCGATGGTTCGAATCCATCTTCCTCCACCACATAAGAGACGTTAGATAATGTCTCTTATTTTTATATTATAAAAACATTGGCTATATACAGTAAATATGAAATAACTTATTGCATTGACATAAGAGCGTTCTATATGATAATATTAATCTGAAAAATTAAATATGAGATAAGAAACATCTTATCAAGAGAGGTGGAGGGAATGGCCCTGTGAAACCCAGCAACCAGTATTATATAAGATACTAAGGTGCTAATTCCTGTAGCGTAGCTGCAAGATAAGAAATTTGATTTATAAAAACAACCTCTTCTTAGATTAATTAAGAAGGGGATTTATTTTTTGAAGGGAGAAATAAAATGAGAAGATTATTTACTTCGGAGTCTGTTACAGAAGGACATCCAGATAAAATGTGTGACCAAATTTCTGATGCTATATTAGATGCTATATTAAAAAATGATCCAAGTGGAAGAGTTGCTTGCGAAACTGCTGTTACTACAGGTATGGTAATGGTTATGGGAGAAATATCAACTAATTGTTATGTTGATATTCCTAAAGTTGTAAGGGAAGTTGTTTCAGATATTGGATATACAAGAGCAAAATATGGATTTGATGCTCAAACTTGTTCAGTATTAACATCTATTGATGAGCAATCTCAAGATATTGCTATGGGTGTAGATGAAGCACTAGAATCAAGACAAGGACAAAAAGATGATGTAGAAGCTGTAGGTGCTGGAGACCAAGGTATAATGTTTGGGTTTGCTACAAATGAAACAAAGGAATATATGCCACTTCCAATAAATATGGCGCATAAGCTTTCAAGAAAATTAACTGAAGTTAGGAAAAATGGTACATTAGCATACTTAAGACCAGATGGAAAAACTCAGGTTACAGTTGAATATGATGATAATAAACCAGTTAGAATAGATGCTGTAGTTGTATCTACTCAACATGACCCAGAAGTTACTCAAGAGCAAATACAAAAAGATATTATGGAATATGTAATAAAGGCTGTAGTTC is part of the Clostridium botulinum genome and harbors:
- a CDS encoding F0F1 ATP synthase subunit epsilon, which translates into the protein MAKTFKLRVVTPEKIFFDGEAEKINLETTEGRREVLPMHSSFISILNPTTSKIITSENEEKRFFSSSGILKVNNEEVIMLCDAAEWPEDIDKKRAEESKKRAEKRLSQNDGIDTKRAELSLKRAIRRIETI
- a CDS encoding YwmB family TATA-box binding protein, which translates into the protein MKNIKKGVVFFITVVSIFLNYKISYAYKNIDYFEKFINTTGSKVIEYGVNTKFETSINGQELVSYFKDKIPIIGYIKLSTYENKGNYHMEIKNPNVKGYILIQNVKEKSYISINIIKTDNTNKLSQLQSQVKELKEGLSKDEGIYYQYLKAKLPGNDLVKLNNNLIYLLKNTGAINIDSVEINDGFSTCAYTTQYKPKSNNGKLMDFNYALSNYSSGAYITIATPEIITTY
- the murA gene encoding UDP-N-acetylglucosamine 1-carboxyvinyltransferase, giving the protein MEKILIKGGKKLKGEVSISSAKNAILPIIAASILCGDKCVIKNAPMLKDVFVISDVLRDINAGIQINSEENIIKIDTSRLIDKEPDSELVRKMRASFLIMGPMIARFGKFRLSLPGGCNIGTRPIDLHLKGFAALGATVNFGHGYVEAYADKLIGNKIYLDFPSVGATENIMMASVLAKGETIIGNPAGEPEIQDLAKFLNSMGAKIVGAGTDMIRIHGVKELKGSIYTPIPDRIEAGTFMAAAAITRSNIKINQINTKHLDPIISKLNEIGIIIEKHEDSIYVNGDRNLKSVDIKTMPYPGFPTDMQAQMMSLLCTINGTSVITETIFENRFMHVGELKRMGGNIKIDGRCAVIEGVKKLTGCEVRATDLRAGAAMILGGLAAEGYTKIRDIYHIDRGYVDIEQKFLNLGADIKRIDE
- the spoIID gene encoding stage II sporulation protein D: MKKFIISIVLIIAFITSLSIITIGDRDKSNSFNLKKESICNHENEIKDQYDKEDLAMDVYITKKKSIYKIELEDYVKGVVSAEMPVEFPLEALKSQAVAARTYALAHKEIFGAGKSPRAHGGNVNDTTDFQVYMNKDERMRLWPKSKRKKFWDKITQAVDETEGEVLSYDGELVMSPYYFSTSGGKTEDAINVFNKEIPYLKSVKSPGEEGASKYISKIKVSYDQLAYILNQWNSQCNIKSKSIKKQIRILERSKAGTVLKMKVGDKCINGIKFRTILKLNSANFDMDFYKKQVEITCRGYGHGVGMSQWGSKSMAEDGCDYKKILKHYYNGTDIIKLKTRE
- a CDS encoding M23 family metallopeptidase, translating into MENKDNKKSFTKFLKKQGFYIALFVCLSVIAVVAAITTSNTKNAKKVAMNEAVTSKEARENQKINTKKTEEGSLSQRNKKINNAVEVKNNSKKKKNINKSEVSVSKVSDAKFIRPVEGKVVMKYSETPIWWEISKSYRPNFGINIKSKVGTNVNAVANGEVKKIDDKGSFGITVFIYHPESGKTSVYGNLDKKLKVKKGDKVTQGQQIGAIGKSSLRGMSQEVGNDFLHFEILKKSGGDPQFSSENPEKYIKY
- the spoIIID gene encoding sporulation transcriptional regulator SpoIIID, whose product is MKDYIEERVLEVAKYIIESKATIRKTAKVFGVSKSTIHKDMTERLPKINPQVAKEAKDVLDLNKSERHIRGGKATRMKYKTLEG
- a CDS encoding rod shape-determining protein; this encodes MFFRMSTDMGIDLGTATVLVYIKGKGIVLKEPSVVAIDRNLNKVLAVGEEARQMIGRTPGNIVAIRPLKDGVISDYDITEKMLKHFIRKSCGKKKVGAPRVVICVPCEATEVEKRAVKDAAINAGAKKVFLIEEPLAAAIGSGLDITKASGNMVIDIGGGTTDIAVISLGGMVVRNSIKIAGDNFDEAIIKYIRKEHKLMIGERTAEELKINIGTAFVREDNASMEIKGRDLITGLPKNLTITSEEMREALSESVNAIAECTHSVLEKTPPELAADIADKGIVMTGGGALLHGLDKLIEQVTKVPVYVAKESVSSVALGTGDVLKFLDKIDASYKGRDINLID
- the yyaC gene encoding spore protease YyaC; the protein is MNKVRVHYDDNLSYYDIAYFLKDYINEDTIIVCIGTDRCIGDCLGPLVGTLLDFKNFPLKVYGTISNPIHALNIDKKLKEIKKLHPKSNIIGIDACLGDEKNIGEIQSRNSPIHPGKGVGKSLPQVGETSIIGIVDSSDKNELFTNRNIRLDLIVNMSKVIVHSLIHSYYLYKVENKNNSST
- a CDS encoding ATP-binding protein; amino-acid sequence: MQKLLSRLRRAVVDFDLIQAGDKIAVGLSGGKDSITLLYLLNAYKRFSPEPFELIAITLDPGTGADFSEMIRICKELNVPYYLFKTRIKEIVFDIRKESNPCSLCANLRRGSLNDHAKKLGCNKIALGHHKNDAIETLLMSMFYEGRINTFLPDTYLSRANLHIIRPMVYIDEQNIKAFIKNSNIPIVENPCPANGFTKREYMKNLTYSLENDIPGLKNNLLNSLSNIEQLNIWHKKNK
- the metK gene encoding methionine adenosyltransferase; the encoded protein is MRRLFTSESVTEGHPDKMCDQISDAILDAILKNDPSGRVACETAVTTGMVMVMGEISTNCYVDIPKVVREVVSDIGYTRAKYGFDAQTCSVLTSIDEQSQDIAMGVDEALESRQGQKDDVEAVGAGDQGIMFGFATNETKEYMPLPINMAHKLSRKLTEVRKNGTLAYLRPDGKTQVTVEYDDNKPVRIDAVVVSTQHDPEVTQEQIQKDIMEYVIKAVVPNEWLDDETKYYINPTGRFVIGGPHGDTGLTGRKIIVDTYGGSGRHGGGAFSGKDPTKVDRSAAYAARWVAKNLVAAGVADKIEIGLAYAIGVARPVSLLVNTFGTGKFEEDKIVDVVNKVFDLRPGAIIKDLQLKRPIYRQTAAYGHFGRTDVELPWEQLDKVEEIRKTL